A region of Chloroflexota bacterium DNA encodes the following proteins:
- a CDS encoding RQC domain-containing protein: RDRVPIIVATVAFGMGVDKPDVRLVVHTSLPKSVESYYQETGRAGRDGLPSECVLLFSYGDKVRQEFFIKRIEDEGERRNAQEKLDQMVRFAELHTCRRRYLLEYFGERWDVEDCGGCDVCLASQERGEFDATEIAQKALSAVVRTGERYGAAHFTGVLVGSREKRILAAGHDELSVYGIVKDLDRGQLREVLGLLQARGLLALNDGEYPTLRVTEAGREFLQGRARLSLPVLRTERRAAARLFDGESMEYDAELFEALRALRRRLADEQDVPAFVVFGDVSLRHMAASRPVTAEAFARVPGVGQAKLAAYGEAFTDAVRRYVEEHGIAAADEASAPTLFGGPARANGQRRSTRDNTRELLARGLSVEAIAKERGISAKTVLGHIESLDRAGEALEVGHLAPTPERMRRIEEAFGVCGSAFLRPVWEYLGSEFGYDEIRVARVCLRQAGRLEG; the protein is encoded by the coding sequence CCCGCGACCGCGTGCCGATCATCGTCGCGACGGTCGCGTTCGGCATGGGCGTCGACAAGCCGGACGTGCGGCTGGTGGTGCACACGAGCCTGCCGAAATCGGTGGAGAGCTACTACCAGGAGACAGGACGGGCCGGGCGCGACGGGCTGCCGAGCGAGTGCGTGCTGCTTTTCTCGTACGGCGACAAGGTGCGGCAGGAGTTCTTCATCAAGCGAATTGAGGATGAGGGGGAGCGGCGGAACGCGCAGGAGAAACTGGACCAGATGGTGCGGTTTGCGGAGCTCCACACGTGCCGCCGGCGGTACCTGCTGGAGTATTTTGGCGAGCGGTGGGACGTGGAGGACTGCGGCGGGTGCGACGTTTGCCTGGCGTCGCAGGAGCGCGGGGAGTTTGACGCGACGGAGATCGCGCAGAAGGCGCTTTCCGCTGTCGTGCGGACGGGGGAGCGGTACGGGGCGGCGCATTTTACGGGGGTGCTGGTGGGCAGCCGGGAGAAGCGCATCCTGGCGGCGGGGCACGACGAGCTGAGCGTCTACGGCATCGTCAAGGACCTTGACCGGGGCCAGCTGCGGGAGGTGCTCGGGCTGCTGCAGGCGCGGGGGCTGCTGGCGCTGAACGACGGGGAGTACCCGACACTGCGGGTGACGGAGGCCGGACGGGAGTTCCTTCAGGGGCGCGCGAGGCTGTCGCTGCCGGTGCTGCGGACGGAGAGGCGGGCGGCGGCGAGGCTGTTCGACGGGGAGTCGATGGAGTATGACGCGGAGCTCTTCGAGGCGCTGCGGGCGCTGCGGCGGCGGTTGGCGGACGAGCAGGACGTGCCGGCGTTCGTGGTGTTCGGCGACGTGTCGCTGCGGCACATGGCGGCGTCGCGGCCGGTGACGGCGGAGGCGTTTGCGCGGGTGCCAGGCGTCGGGCAGGCGAAGCTGGCGGCGTATGGCGAGGCGTTCACGGACGCCGTCCGGCGGTACGTCGAGGAGCACGGGATTGCGGCGGCGGATGAGGCGTCGGCGCCGACGCTCTTCGGCGGTCCGGCGCGGGCGAACGGGCAGCGGCGGTCGACGCGCGACAACACGCGGGAGCTGCTGGCGCGGGGGCTGTCGGTGGAGGCGATCGCGAAGGAGCGGGGGATCTCGGCGAAGACGGTGCTGGGGCACATCGAGAGCCTGGACCGCGCGGGGGAGGCGCTGGAGGTGGGGCACCTGGCGCCGACGCCGGAGCGGATGCGGCGTATCGAGGAGGCGTTCGGGGTGTGCGGGAGCGCGTTTCTGCGGCCGGTGTGGGAGTACCTCGGGTCGGAGTTTGGGTACGACGAGATTCGGGTTGCGCGGGTATGTTTGCGGCAGGCGGGGCGGTTGGAGGGGTAG
- a CDS encoding M20/M25/M40 family metallo-hydrolase gives MLDKDRLVTTFCDIVQIDSPSGEEEEMAQDLTRRLTDLGFTIARDAHGNLLASEEGSDPLMLSAHMDTVEPGRGIKPRVVGDEVHTDGATILGGDCKAGIAAILEALESVREDGLQRIPVQLVFTRGEEIGLVGAWNLDFSMVQARQAVVFDGNGPVNTVITASPTYVGFDVHVTGRSAHAGVEPEKGLNAIRIAADIIGRLPQGRMDDETTINVGLISGGSVRNAVPEEAFFSGEFRSRNTETLELLRLQVEGALSKAREDYTEAKIVGDLNVQFHTYHLPNDHVMVQRATGVLGDLGLRPDLKPTGGGTDANVFNRHGIPAVVVGMSTNLMHTTREYVDIPDLYDTAKFCQALLLKR, from the coding sequence ATGCTGGACAAGGACCGACTCGTAACCACCTTCTGCGACATCGTGCAGATCGACTCCCCCTCCGGCGAGGAGGAGGAGATGGCCCAGGACCTCACCCGCCGCCTCACCGACCTCGGCTTCACCATCGCCCGCGACGCCCACGGCAACCTCCTCGCATCCGAGGAGGGCTCCGATCCCCTCATGCTTTCCGCCCACATGGACACCGTCGAGCCCGGCCGCGGCATCAAGCCCCGCGTCGTCGGTGACGAGGTCCACACCGACGGCGCCACCATCCTCGGCGGCGACTGCAAGGCAGGCATCGCCGCCATCCTCGAGGCCCTCGAGTCCGTCCGCGAAGACGGCCTCCAGCGCATCCCCGTCCAGCTCGTCTTCACCCGCGGCGAGGAAATCGGCCTCGTCGGCGCCTGGAATCTCGACTTCTCCATGGTGCAGGCCCGTCAGGCCGTCGTCTTCGACGGCAACGGCCCCGTCAACACCGTCATCACCGCCAGCCCCACCTACGTCGGCTTCGACGTCCACGTCACAGGCCGCTCCGCCCACGCCGGCGTCGAGCCCGAGAAGGGTCTGAACGCCATCCGCATCGCCGCCGACATCATCGGCCGCCTCCCACAGGGCCGCATGGACGACGAGACCACCATCAACGTCGGCCTAATCTCCGGCGGCAGCGTCCGAAACGCCGTCCCCGAGGAGGCCTTCTTCTCCGGCGAGTTCCGCTCCCGCAACACCGAGACCCTCGAGCTCCTCCGCCTCCAGGTAGAGGGCGCCCTCTCGAAGGCCCGCGAGGACTACACCGAGGCCAAGATCGTCGGCGACCTCAACGTCCAGTTCCACACCTACCACCTACCCAACGACCACGTCATGGTCCAGCGCGCCACCGGCGTCCTCGGCGACCTCGGCCTCCGCCCCGACCTCAAGCCCACCGGCGGCGGCACAGACGCCAACGTCTTCAACCGCCACGGCATCCCCGCCGTCGTGGTAGGCATGTCCACCAACCTAATGCACACCACCCGCGAGTACGTAGACATCCCAGACCTCTACGACACCGCCAAGTTCTGCCAAGCCCTCCTCCTAAAGCGCTAG
- a CDS encoding DNA methyltransferase, with product MAEEQVRYAPGRVRDGILQVMSHTSKALTIKEIQDRFCQVVGPTNESSIRSYLRLNTPDTFVREDRGIYSLRSEPDFGLQRELGFQEDSEPSFIYSSATLHHADCFDWLTQQENNSFHAVVTDPPYGLHEYSHEQQAKLREGRGGVWRIPPSFDGHTRSPLPRFTTLTVEQLNAIRGFFFVWGRLLLPKLVPGAHVIVASNPLVSYLVSNALADAGMERRGEIVRLTMTMRGGDRPKAAQDEFPDVSVMPRSMWEPWLVYRKPLEGRVQDNLRKWRTGGFRRPDKDRPFGDVVVSAPTRKSERLLAPHPSLKPQAFLRMLVRSVLPLGEGVILDPFAGAGSTLAAAESVGYASVGIEKDSHYFCMAMESIPKLVRYCPRTR from the coding sequence ATGGCGGAAGAGCAGGTCAGATACGCCCCGGGGCGCGTGCGGGACGGCATTTTGCAGGTCATGTCGCACACGTCCAAGGCGCTCACGATCAAGGAAATCCAAGACCGCTTCTGCCAGGTTGTCGGGCCAACCAACGAGTCCTCAATCCGTTCCTACCTACGCCTCAACACACCCGATACGTTCGTCAGGGAAGACCGAGGCATCTACTCGCTTCGGTCGGAGCCCGACTTCGGACTTCAGCGCGAACTAGGCTTCCAGGAGGACTCGGAACCCTCCTTCATCTACAGTAGTGCGACCCTGCACCACGCTGACTGCTTTGACTGGCTGACCCAACAGGAGAACAACAGCTTCCACGCAGTGGTCACCGATCCCCCTTACGGTCTTCATGAGTACTCACACGAACAGCAAGCCAAGCTTAGAGAAGGACGCGGGGGCGTTTGGCGCATTCCCCCGTCTTTTGACGGTCATACCCGTTCCCCCCTTCCCCGCTTCACCACTCTTACGGTAGAGCAATTGAACGCCATAAGGGGGTTCTTCTTCGTTTGGGGCCGTCTGCTTTTGCCCAAGCTCGTTCCCGGAGCTCATGTGATAGTCGCATCCAACCCACTAGTCTCTTACTTGGTGTCAAACGCACTGGCGGACGCGGGGATGGAGCGTCGCGGCGAGATCGTCCGGTTGACTATGACCATGCGCGGCGGCGACCGCCCCAAAGCCGCTCAGGACGAGTTCCCCGATGTTAGTGTCATGCCCCGCTCCATGTGGGAACCCTGGTTGGTCTACCGCAAGCCATTGGAAGGCCGGGTCCAGGACAACCTGAGGAAATGGCGCACCGGCGGGTTCCGGCGCCCTGACAAGGACAGACCTTTCGGCGACGTAGTTGTTTCCGCCCCTACAAGAAAGTCCGAACGGCTCTTGGCCCCTCATCCAAGTTTGAAGCCTCAAGCATTTCTAAGGATGTTAGTCCGTTCAGTATTGCCCCTTGGTGAGGGCGTGATCCTCGACCCCTTTGCAGGCGCAGGTTCTACGTTGGCAGCTGCCGAGTCGGTTGGCTATGCCAGTGTTGGCATAGAAAAAGACAGTCACTACTTCTGCATGGCAATGGAGTCAATCCCGAAGCTGGTCCGATACTGCCCAAGAACTCGCTAG
- a CDS encoding 4-hydroxyphenylacetate 3-monooxygenase, oxygenase component produces the protein MGIRTGRQFLNGLRDSREIWLEGELIHDVTTHPRLGRMARTLADLYDLQHDPALHDDMTFTSPTTGDPVGLSYIIPNSREDLLRRRRALEIVSDAHHGILGRTPDYVNIQVTATRQMAELHGRTDKRFAQNLVDYHAYIRDNDLSLTHCFGHPQVNRGVAIGQQPDPYVPVGVVDTTSEGILLRGAKLLATLAPFSDEIFVPPYRPLRGQEEEMYGLGFAIPVATRGLSFICRESFDTGRSFYDQPLSSRFDEMDALAVFDDVLVPWERVFCYGDWQLHNHLVDLGIMWRQYMQHVAVKNIAKLEFAVGMAHALCDAIGIGVHSHVQEKVAEIIDTAETVRAYLRAMEADAAPWMGEGIWLSPEPCHAMRHWAPDAYQRVTDILQQLAAAGLMLTPTEDDFGGAMRPLIDKYFQGAQSGAYDRVRLFRLIWDFIGTQFGSRQILYERYFNGDVVRLRQGRYHSYDYSRADASLQRFWEETDRRVAEDRAGETAR, from the coding sequence ATGGGCATTCGCACGGGCCGCCAGTTCCTCAACGGCCTCCGGGACTCTCGCGAGATCTGGCTCGAGGGCGAGCTCATCCACGACGTCACCACCCACCCCAGGCTCGGGCGCATGGCCCGCACCCTCGCCGACCTCTATGACCTCCAGCACGACCCGGCCCTGCACGACGACATGACCTTCACGTCGCCAACCACCGGCGACCCCGTCGGCCTCTCCTACATCATCCCCAACAGCCGGGAGGACCTGCTCCGCCGCCGCCGCGCCCTCGAGATCGTCTCCGACGCCCACCACGGCATCCTCGGACGCACCCCCGACTACGTCAACATCCAGGTCACCGCCACCCGCCAGATGGCCGAGCTGCACGGCCGCACCGACAAGCGCTTCGCCCAAAACCTCGTCGACTACCACGCCTACATCCGCGACAACGACCTCTCCCTCACCCACTGCTTCGGCCACCCGCAGGTCAACCGCGGCGTTGCCATCGGCCAGCAGCCGGACCCATACGTCCCCGTCGGCGTTGTCGACACCACCTCGGAGGGCATCCTCCTCCGCGGCGCCAAGCTCCTCGCCACCCTCGCCCCCTTCTCAGACGAGATCTTCGTCCCGCCCTACCGGCCCCTGCGCGGTCAGGAGGAGGAGATGTACGGCCTGGGCTTCGCCATACCCGTAGCCACCAGGGGCCTCAGCTTCATCTGCCGCGAGAGCTTCGACACGGGCCGCTCCTTCTACGACCAGCCCCTCTCCAGCCGCTTCGACGAGATGGACGCCCTCGCCGTCTTTGACGACGTCCTCGTCCCCTGGGAGCGCGTCTTCTGCTACGGTGACTGGCAGCTCCACAACCACCTTGTCGACCTGGGCATCATGTGGCGGCAGTACATGCAGCATGTCGCAGTCAAGAACATCGCCAAGCTGGAGTTCGCCGTCGGCATGGCCCACGCCCTCTGCGACGCCATCGGCATCGGTGTCCACTCCCACGTACAGGAGAAGGTCGCCGAGATCATCGACACCGCCGAGACCGTCCGCGCCTACCTCCGCGCCATGGAGGCCGACGCCGCCCCCTGGATGGGCGAGGGCATCTGGCTCTCCCCGGAGCCTTGCCACGCCATGCGCCACTGGGCCCCGGACGCCTACCAGCGCGTCACCGACATCCTCCAGCAGCTCGCCGCCGCCGGCCTCATGCTCACCCCCACCGAGGACGACTTCGGCGGCGCCATGCGGCCCCTCATCGACAAGTACTTCCAGGGCGCCCAGTCCGGCGCCTACGACCGCGTCCGGCTCTTCCGCCTCATCTGGGACTTCATCGGCACCCAGTTCGGCTCCCGCCAGATCCTCTACGAGCGTTACTTCAACGGCGACGTCGTCCGCCTCCGCCAGGGCCGCTACCACTCCTACGACTACTCTCGCGCGGACGCCTCCCTCCAGCGCTTCTGGGAGGAAACGGACCGCCGCGTAGCAGAAGACCGCGCCGGAGAAACCGCGAGATAA